From Punica granatum isolate Tunisia-2019 chromosome 1, ASM765513v2, whole genome shotgun sequence:
GTTGTTCCCACTTACCGATGCCATTAGTAACCAAGAATCGAGCAGGTACAGCCTGAACAAGTTTATGTTCATGAAAGTAAGTTATATCTACTACCTCATCGATGGATGGTTTTGTCAATTGATGATTTTCGACCTATAAATTTGTAGTAAGACCTTGGACTGCAGTTACGTATATTTCTTAACTGAAAGGAGAAAGATGGGCAGTTGAGAATTTTCTGCTCACGAATCTTACCACGCTTCCGTTCTTCACATATGATTTAGTCATTTCAACTTGAAACCAAGGACATTGCCCAATGAGATTCGCAGCTCCAGGAACTTCCCTTGCCCGACCTGCAGTATCTAAAAGAGAGTCGAAAGGGTTTGTTCAATCTTCACAACAGTTCAAAGCTGTGTTTAATCATTGAGAATTGAAACTCCGAGTCGGAGTGAGGACTCATGGGACTCACCATTTCCTCCATTAGAGCATTCTGCCTCAAACCTCCTTCTTGGTGCAGGGGTAAAATCACCGACAATCTGAAACGAGACATCATCATCGGGTTCCTCCCGCTTGGGCAATCCATTGTTTGGTACTGCAGTCTTGATGGGGTAATAAATTTCAGATGCCCTTTGATCAAGTATAACCACACCGAACGTCGAAGTCCCTTCCAATCGGAATTGGACATAGTATTCAGGTAAAATAGAGTAGTAGTCTATGAAATTCTCCCATCCTCTGCCCAACCAAACTCTGCCTTCCCAATTTTCCGTCAGCATGGTCCAAAGGTCACCGTTTGGGACCTTGAGAGTCACCAACTCTGCCAGATGCTCTGCGTGC
This genomic window contains:
- the LOC116214201 gene encoding putative B3 domain-containing protein Os04g0347400 isoform X2; its protein translation is MASGGRRGGRKQPEMGHYTSDTPEFLIVLLPDTFAAKKIEIPQHFVLEHAEHLAELVTLKVPNGDLWTMLTENWEGRVWLGRGWENFIDYYSILPEYYVQFRLEGTSTFGVVILDQRASEIYYPIKTAVPNNGLPKREEPDDDVSFQIVGDFTPAPRRRFEAECSNGGNGRAREVPGAANLIGQCPWFQVEMTKSYVKNGSVAVPARFLVTNGIGKWEQLVKLRRLGSSWLVKMHFYPDARSGYLCGGWIKFARVNGLQVGDICKFELTKRNSIVFNVTIVNRDN
- the LOC116214201 gene encoding putative B3 domain-containing protein Os04g0347400 isoform X1, translating into MASGGRRGGRKQPEMGHYTSDTPEFLIVLLPDTFAAKKIEIPQHFVLEHAEHLAELVTLKVPNGDLWTMLTENWEGRVWLGRGWENFIDYYSILPEYYVQFRLEGTSTFGVVILDQRASEIYYPIKTAVPNNGLPKREEPDDDVSFQIVGDFTPAPRRRFEAECSNGGNDTAGRAREVPGAANLIGQCPWFQVEMTKSYVKNGSVAVPARFLVTNGIGKWEQLVKLRRLGSSWLVKMHFYPDARSGYLCGGWIKFARVNGLQVGDICKFELTKRNSIVFNVTIVNRDN